The Methanobacterium lacus genome includes a region encoding these proteins:
- a CDS encoding ATP-binding protein encodes MKRDVIRINEEKCTGCGNCITGCPEGALQVIDGKARLISDLFCDGLGACIGDCPENAIKIEKREAEPYDEYKVMKNIVEAGPNVTKAHLKHLYEHGQKSYLNQAIDYLKEKNIEVPVYEEVPLVCDCKSSKIKI; translated from the coding sequence ATGAAAAGAGATGTTATCCGAATAAATGAAGAAAAATGTACCGGCTGTGGGAATTGTATTACGGGATGTCCTGAAGGAGCTTTACAAGTAATAGATGGAAAAGCACGACTTATAAGTGATTTATTTTGTGATGGTTTAGGGGCTTGCATTGGAGATTGTCCAGAAAATGCTATAAAAATTGAAAAAAGAGAAGCTGAGCCTTATGACGAGTATAAAGTTATGAAAAATATTGTTGAAGCAGGTCCTAATGTTACAAAGGCCCATTTAAAACATCTTTATGAGCATGGTCAGAAGAGTTATCTTAATCAGGCTATAGATTATTTAAAGGAAAAAAATATTGAAGTTCCTGTCTATGAAGAAGTACCATTAGTTTGTGATTGTAAAAGTTCAAAGATCAAGATTTAA
- the hcp gene encoding hydroxylamine reductase yields MPEKVDMFCYQCSQTAFETGCTVKGVCGKEATVARLQDNLLFSMKGISAYLYHARELGYTDPEVDAFIEKGFYSTLTNVNFDAGEFVKLATESGMMNIKAMQLLKKAHIETYGEPTPIEVKVGSVKGKGIIATGHSMKALEELLKQTEGTGINVYTHSELLPAHGYPGLRKYKHLVGQIGGPWFDQKKTFSKYPAAIVGTSNCVLIPKDEYKERMFTLGVAQIPGVKHIEDYDFSPVIETAKSLPDLEDEPRETVLTTGFGASTILSLAGKIKELVEAGKIKHFFVVGGCDSPKPQASYYTEFVKNLPEDTIVLTLACGKYRFNDMDLGDIEGVPRLIDIGQCNDAIVGIDVVVALSELFGMEINDLPLTFVLSWMEQKAAAILWSLLALNIQNMYLGPIIPGWVNEDILNVLVENYGLTPIGDPKEDIKKMLG; encoded by the coding sequence AGACAGCATTTGAAACTGGATGTACTGTTAAAGGTGTTTGCGGTAAAGAAGCTACAGTTGCTAGACTTCAAGATAATCTATTATTCTCAATGAAAGGAATATCGGCTTATTTATACCATGCACGTGAGTTAGGATACACAGACCCTGAAGTGGACGCATTCATAGAAAAAGGATTCTACTCAACACTCACAAACGTTAACTTCGATGCTGGAGAGTTTGTTAAACTCGCAACAGAATCAGGAATGATGAATATCAAAGCAATGCAGCTATTAAAAAAAGCTCACATCGAAACTTACGGAGAACCTACACCAATAGAAGTTAAAGTCGGATCTGTAAAAGGTAAAGGCATTATTGCTACTGGACATAGCATGAAAGCCCTTGAAGAATTATTAAAACAGACAGAGGGAACCGGAATAAATGTTTACACCCATTCAGAACTTTTACCTGCACACGGATATCCGGGACTACGAAAATACAAACATCTAGTTGGACAGATAGGTGGACCATGGTTCGATCAGAAAAAAACCTTCTCAAAATATCCTGCTGCAATAGTTGGAACATCAAACTGTGTACTCATACCTAAAGATGAATACAAAGAAAGAATGTTCACACTTGGAGTAGCACAGATACCTGGAGTTAAACACATAGAAGATTATGATTTCTCACCAGTAATTGAAACAGCAAAATCACTACCAGATCTAGAAGACGAACCAAGAGAAACTGTTCTTACAACAGGATTCGGAGCTTCAACAATACTATCACTTGCAGGAAAGATCAAAGAACTCGTTGAAGCAGGTAAAATAAAACATTTCTTCGTCGTAGGAGGATGTGACTCACCAAAACCACAGGCAAGCTATTATACAGAGTTCGTAAAAAACCTTCCAGAAGACACCATAGTACTTACACTTGCATGTGGAAAGTACAGGTTCAACGACATGGATCTAGGAGACATTGAAGGAGTGCCTAGATTAATAGATATTGGACAGTGTAACGATGCAATAGTTGGAATAGACGTTGTAGTTGCATTATCAGAACTCTTCGGTATGGAAATAAACGACTTACCATTAACATTCGTATTAAGTTGGATGGAACAAAAAGCAGCTGCTATACTTTGGAGTCTACTAGCACTCAACATTCAAAATATGTATCTAGGACCAATTATCCCTGGATGGGTTAATGAAGATATATTAAATGTTTTAGTCGAAAACTATGGGTTAACTCCAATAGGAGACCCAAAAGAAGACATAAAGAAAATGTTAGGATAA
- a CDS encoding cobalt-precorrin-8 methylmutase yields MSENNDSGKATISMGASTKQGYEIAEKSREIVKSLINAKTKDLTPEEQSIVERIVHSTADPDYADITRISKNFVTESLRAIDQEKDILTDINMVKTGINSYSGRVDCYIRDERAVKIAKKEGITRAAAAIRVAAQEGFDGIVAVGNAPTALLEVLELHKTGEIKLNSVIGVPVGFVGAAESKQALKQTEIPYIITEGPKGGTPIAVATVNSLINLNKGNKA; encoded by the coding sequence ATGAGTGAAAATAACGATTCAGGAAAGGCAACCATTTCTATGGGTGCTTCAACAAAACAAGGCTATGAAATTGCCGAAAAAAGTAGGGAAATAGTAAAATCCCTTATTAATGCTAAAACCAAGGATCTTACACCTGAAGAACAGTCAATTGTTGAAAGGATAGTGCATTCCACAGCAGATCCAGACTACGCTGACATAACAAGGATCAGTAAGAACTTCGTTACTGAAAGCTTAAGGGCGATAGATCAAGAAAAAGACATTTTAACAGATATTAATATGGTTAAAACAGGAATAAACAGCTATTCTGGTAGGGTGGACTGTTACATTCGTGATGAAAGGGCAGTGAAAATAGCTAAAAAAGAGGGAATTACCAGGGCAGCTGCTGCAATTCGGGTTGCAGCCCAAGAAGGTTTCGATGGAATTGTAGCAGTGGGAAATGCTCCAACAGCACTATTAGAAGTTCTTGAACTTCATAAAACAGGGGAAATTAAATTAAATTCGGTAATAGGTGTTCCTGTGGGTTTTGTAGGTGCTGCTGAATCAAAACAAGCATTAAAACAGACAGAAATACCATACATAATTACAGAAGGCCCTAAAGGCGGTACACCCATAGCCGTAGCAACAGTAAACAGTTTAATAAATCTTAACAAGGGCAACAAGGCCTGA
- a CDS encoding carboxymuconolactone decarboxylase family protein, translating into MKDEVFFSKGMNPIKEDYPDLYDISVSLNDVCYTGKSLDYKTQKLVAIGIAAASSDNRAIKKQILSGMKELDITKEEVMDVLRVVLLLSGKPAFMKGINALYNIKE; encoded by the coding sequence ATGAAAGACGAAGTTTTTTTTAGTAAAGGTATGAACCCTATCAAAGAAGATTATCCAGATCTCTACGATATAAGTGTCAGTTTAAATGATGTTTGTTACACAGGAAAATCATTAGATTATAAAACACAGAAACTTGTAGCCATAGGAATCGCTGCAGCTTCATCCGACAATAGAGCAATTAAAAAACAGATACTAAGTGGTATGAAAGAACTTGATATAACCAAAGAGGAAGTAATGGATGTTTTAAGAGTTGTTCTCCTCTTATCAGGTAAACCCGCATTCATGAAAGGTATTAATGCACTATACAACATAAAAGAATAA
- a CDS encoding DUF488 domain-containing protein, with translation MIKIKRAYQPADEKDGFRILVDRLWPRGISKVKAKLDLWMKDIAPSNSLRQWFNHDPLRWDEFQSKYDEELKDKKEFLKQIKDLEKDKSIITLVYGAKDEEHNNAIVLRDVLKDYK, from the coding sequence ATGATTAAAATCAAAAGAGCATACCAACCAGCAGATGAAAAGGATGGCTTTAGAATTCTGGTAGATAGATTATGGCCTCGTGGGATATCAAAAGTGAAAGCAAAATTGGATTTATGGATGAAAGACATTGCACCTTCTAACAGTCTACGTCAATGGTTCAATCATGACCCACTAAGATGGGATGAATTTCAAAGTAAATATGATGAAGAGTTAAAGGATAAAAAGGAATTTTTAAAACAGATAAAAGACTTGGAAAAGGATAAATCAATAATCACCCTAGTTTACGGGGCTAAAGATGAGGAACACAACAATGCCATAGTACTAAGAGATGTATTAAAGGACTACAAATGA
- a CDS encoding DUF2769 domain-containing protein, translating to MMDKFEQLMNDVGKMSPGDQNKAIEEYKASCICPTCPTWNKCAEEANEKLFCVTGISASCITELKGCMCPTCPLAQSLDVGVERNTYCLKGSEMEQRG from the coding sequence ATGATGGATAAATTTGAACAATTAATGAATGATGTTGGTAAAATGTCACCAGGTGATCAAAACAAAGCCATAGAAGAATATAAAGCTTCATGTATCTGTCCCACTTGTCCAACATGGAATAAATGCGCTGAAGAGGCCAATGAAAAACTTTTCTGTGTAACTGGCATAAGTGCTAGTTGTATCACAGAACTCAAAGGTTGCATGTGTCCTACATGTCCATTAGCACAATCGCTTGATGTGGGAGTGGAACGTAACACATATTGTTTAAAAGGCAGTGAGATGGAACAAAGAGGATAG
- a CDS encoding TatD family hydrolase, translating to MIDTHCHVDFKEYNKNREEVMERAKKKLTAIINSGASLGGNRRTLKLQDEYKGFLYSTLGFHPSNASKADSTIIKQVLEEIDTNIEKTVGIGETGLDFYEVKESDKRKRQLKIFDIFIELSNEYDLPLVLHARDAEAKCLEIVKKKSNIYDVIFHCYGGDVETAKQIVEEGYSISFSTLACFSEHHQELIEHVPISNILTETDSPYLSPFKGKRNEPAFVEETVKIIAEKKSLTPRAVGKQTERNARKIFKI from the coding sequence ATGATTGATACACACTGTCATGTTGATTTTAAGGAGTACAACAAAAACAGGGAAGAAGTTATGGAAAGGGCCAAAAAAAAGCTCACCGCCATCATCAATTCAGGAGCCAGTCTTGGAGGTAACAGAAGAACACTAAAACTTCAAGATGAATATAAAGGATTTCTATATTCCACCCTCGGATTTCATCCATCCAACGCTTCAAAGGCAGATTCCACCATAATAAAACAGGTACTTGAGGAGATAGATACCAACATTGAAAAAACTGTTGGTATAGGTGAAACTGGTTTGGATTTCTACGAAGTGAAAGAATCTGATAAAAGAAAGAGGCAGCTTAAAATATTTGACATCTTCATTGAACTATCAAATGAATACGACCTTCCTCTGGTTTTACATGCCCGGGATGCCGAGGCAAAATGTTTAGAAATTGTAAAAAAGAAATCTAACATCTACGATGTCATATTCCACTGTTACGGTGGAGATGTGGAAACAGCAAAACAGATAGTTGAGGAAGGCTACTCAATATCGTTTTCAACACTAGCATGTTTTTCAGAACATCACCAAGAATTAATTGAACACGTACCAATATCCAACATACTAACAGAAACAGACAGCCCATACCTGTCCCCATTCAAGGGAAAAAGAAATGAACCCGCATTTGTTGAAGAAACAGTTAAGATCATAGCAGAAAAAAAATCTTTAACACCCAGGGCAGTTGGAAAACAAACAGAAAGAAATGCCAGGAAGATCTTCAAGATCTGA
- the mtxX gene encoding methanogenesis marker protein Mmp4/MtxX has product MVVVAGVGKNKKILEAVADVDFDVVTAESEDELVELLMNGDVDAAVRGSLSASLIMSKLKQIYPELYRASYIEFNAKKFLLAPVGIDEGETVAQKLQIAVLASKFLEAEGVKPHIAVLSSGRPNDRGRNKRVDESMDAGEELTALIKEKSIDVKHYYALLEDAVKSDANIIIATDGIVGNTIFRTLVLVARAKSYGAVTLGMKEIYIDTSRSQDNNGYKRALTLADRLAKITQTRNSTNSD; this is encoded by the coding sequence TTGGTTGTTGTCGCTGGTGTGGGTAAAAATAAGAAAATATTAGAAGCAGTAGCCGATGTTGATTTTGATGTTGTAACTGCAGAGTCTGAAGATGAACTGGTTGAGCTTCTCATGAATGGAGATGTTGATGCAGCTGTAAGGGGATCCCTCAGTGCTTCTCTCATCATGTCCAAACTCAAACAGATCTACCCTGAACTGTACAGGGCATCCTACATAGAATTTAATGCTAAAAAATTTCTTCTAGCACCTGTAGGGATAGATGAAGGTGAAACTGTAGCTCAAAAACTTCAAATAGCAGTTTTAGCATCTAAATTTCTGGAAGCTGAAGGAGTCAAACCCCACATAGCAGTTCTTTCCAGTGGCAGACCCAACGACAGGGGCAGAAACAAAAGGGTAGATGAATCGATGGATGCCGGAGAAGAATTAACAGCACTTATTAAGGAAAAATCCATCGATGTTAAACATTACTACGCCCTACTGGAAGATGCTGTGAAGAGTGATGCAAACATCATAATAGCCACAGATGGAATAGTTGGAAACACAATATTCAGAACCCTGGTACTTGTTGCAAGAGCAAAAAGTTATGGTGCAGTTACATTGGGAATGAAAGAAATATATATTGACACGTCTCGTTCTCAGGACAACAACGGTTATAAACGAGCTTTGACACTTGCAGATAGACTTGCTAAAATCACCCAGACAAGAAATAGTACGAACAGTGATTGA
- a CDS encoding CatB-related O-acetyltransferase, producing the protein MVNIINRFKNHLLNRSGQYRFYKSQYEQIYEENSSNPEKMVKFETLSKQKDNDSILLKKLDELESLLKKEDNNQILLKKLGELKSEINPHKGEVFRNKRGKKLSDIRSSHPANSIKNVTVGDFTYGNPKIERFNENDTLIIGKFCSISKEVRILIGKGHNIQSASSYPFSSFLGTRRVNISKIPMMQCGDTIIGNDVWIGYGALILSGVTVGDGAVIGAGAVVSKDVEPYSIVVGSPLKHVRYRFPKEVRDLLVEKKWWDLPDEKIDELAPYLIDIKIEDLLERL; encoded by the coding sequence ATGGTTAATATTATAAATAGATTTAAAAATCATTTATTAAACCGAAGTGGTCAGTATCGTTTCTACAAATCACAATATGAGCAAATATACGAGGAAAATTCTTCTAATCCTGAGAAAATGGTAAAATTTGAAACACTATCAAAACAGAAGGATAATGATAGCATACTACTCAAAAAATTAGATGAACTAGAGTCCCTGCTAAAAAAAGAGGATAACAATCAGATCCTACTCAAAAAACTAGGGGAACTGAAATCCGAAATAAATCCACACAAAGGAGAAGTTTTCAGGAATAAAAGGGGAAAAAAGCTTTCTGATATACGCAGTAGTCATCCTGCCAATTCCATTAAAAATGTCACTGTTGGGGACTTCACCTATGGAAATCCTAAAATTGAACGATTCAATGAAAATGATACACTGATCATTGGAAAATTTTGCAGCATATCAAAAGAAGTAAGAATACTGATCGGAAAGGGGCACAACATTCAATCTGCAAGCAGTTACCCATTTAGCTCATTTCTTGGAACACGCAGAGTGAACATCAGTAAAATACCCATGATGCAATGTGGGGATACCATCATAGGCAACGATGTATGGATAGGGTACGGTGCTTTAATTTTATCTGGGGTAACAGTAGGTGATGGTGCAGTGATAGGTGCAGGAGCAGTGGTATCCAAGGATGTTGAACCCTACAGCATAGTGGTTGGCAGTCCTTTAAAACATGTGCGATACCGCTTCCCTAAAGAAGTAAGAGATTTACTCGTTGAGAAGAAATGGTGGGATTTACCAGACGAGAAAATAGATGAATTAGCACCCTACCTCATAGACATAAAAATTGAAGATTTACTTGAGAGGTTGTAG
- the hemL gene encoding glutamate-1-semialdehyde 2,1-aminomutase: MNSKQLFEESKKFLPGGVDSPVRAIKPYPFFAEKAEGSKLTDVDGNSYIDYCLAYGPMVLGHSNPEVVSEVEKQLVKGSAYGVPTEKEIELAKMVVNRVPCADMVRFVNSGTEATMSAIRLARAAKSKNKIIKFEGAYHGAHDNVLVKSGSGAAGLPDSPGVPEETTRNTLLIPFNNEESVIEIINKNKDSIAAIIIEPIMGNVGLIPPKNGFLEFLRKITLENDITLIFDEVITGFRIAQGGAQEYFKVTPDLVTFGKILGGGFPMGAITGKKEYMEMIAPSGSVYQAGTFNGNPISITAGLATLKQLDQQFYSDMNSKGKNFREGIRNILEDKNLNYQVAGVSSMFQIYLTDKTVWNYDDAKTADTDKFETYFKTLLKEGVFVPPSQFECCFLSKMHDAEDIDKTLNIIDTAMKQIKD, translated from the coding sequence ATGAATTCCAAACAGTTATTTGAAGAATCGAAAAAATTCTTGCCTGGAGGTGTGGATTCACCAGTCAGAGCAATTAAACCCTACCCCTTCTTTGCAGAAAAAGCAGAAGGATCAAAACTGACAGATGTGGATGGAAACAGTTACATTGACTACTGTTTAGCTTATGGTCCAATGGTTTTGGGTCATTCCAATCCTGAAGTGGTTTCAGAAGTTGAAAAACAGCTAGTTAAGGGTTCAGCCTACGGTGTTCCAACTGAAAAAGAGATAGAACTTGCAAAGATGGTTGTAAACAGAGTTCCATGTGCAGACATGGTGAGATTTGTAAACTCCGGAACAGAAGCCACCATGAGTGCCATCAGACTGGCAAGGGCAGCCAAATCAAAAAACAAGATCATCAAGTTTGAAGGAGCCTACCACGGGGCACACGATAATGTACTGGTAAAATCAGGTTCCGGAGCAGCTGGACTCCCAGATTCACCAGGAGTTCCTGAAGAAACCACCAGAAACACCCTTTTAATTCCATTCAACAATGAAGAATCAGTCATTGAAATAATTAACAAAAATAAAGATTCCATTGCAGCCATCATAATCGAACCAATAATGGGAAACGTAGGATTAATCCCGCCTAAAAATGGCTTTTTAGAATTTTTAAGAAAGATCACCCTGGAAAATGATATCACCCTTATATTTGACGAAGTGATCACAGGATTCAGAATAGCCCAGGGAGGAGCACAAGAATACTTCAAAGTAACACCTGATCTGGTTACATTTGGAAAGATACTCGGAGGAGGATTTCCAATGGGTGCAATTACAGGTAAAAAGGAGTACATGGAAATGATAGCCCCTTCAGGCAGTGTTTATCAGGCAGGTACATTCAATGGTAATCCAATCTCCATCACAGCAGGACTGGCAACTTTAAAACAGCTCGACCAACAATTTTACAGCGACATGAATTCGAAGGGCAAAAACTTCAGGGAAGGAATACGCAATATTCTTGAGGATAAGAATTTAAATTACCAGGTAGCCGGTGTAAGTTCGATGTTCCAGATATATCTGACAGATAAAACAGTTTGGAACTACGATGATGCGAAAACCGCAGACACAGACAAATTTGAAACCTACTTCAAAACATTGTTAAAGGAAGGAGTATTTGTTCCCCCATCACAGTTTGAATGCTGTTTCCTATCTAAGATGCATGATGCGGAGGATATTGATAAAACTCTGAACATCATTGACACTGCAATGAAACAAATTAAAGACTGA
- the uppS gene encoding polyprenyl diphosphate synthase: MSILKPVYKVYEWYISRNLSPENMPKHVAIIMDGNRRFSRIQGNIDAIEGHKRGIGTLEKFLDWCVDLEIEIVTVYAFSIENFNRTEQEVRGLMNLFKENFEGIAKNEKIHKNKVRIKAVGKMELLPEDVRKAIEIAEDSTADYHERLVNIAIGYDGRLEIVDAIKKIVKDVEDGKVQIDDIDEKLVNQNLYTAGLDDPNLIIRTSGEERLSGFLLWQSSYSELYFCDSLWPELRKVDFLRALRSYQQRERRFGV, translated from the coding sequence ATGTCCATTTTAAAACCAGTTTACAAAGTTTATGAGTGGTATATCTCAAGAAATTTGAGTCCAGAGAACATGCCGAAGCACGTTGCAATTATAATGGATGGTAACAGAAGATTTTCAAGAATTCAAGGAAACATCGACGCTATAGAAGGTCATAAACGAGGTATAGGTACTCTTGAAAAATTTCTAGACTGGTGTGTGGATTTAGAAATAGAAATAGTCACTGTTTACGCATTCTCAATAGAAAATTTCAACAGAACCGAACAAGAAGTTCGTGGTCTAATGAATCTTTTCAAGGAAAACTTCGAAGGCATAGCAAAGAACGAGAAGATCCACAAGAACAAAGTAAGAATTAAAGCCGTGGGTAAGATGGAACTTTTACCTGAGGATGTTCGAAAGGCAATTGAAATAGCAGAAGATTCAACTGCAGACTACCATGAAAGACTCGTGAACATAGCCATAGGCTACGATGGAAGGCTGGAAATAGTTGACGCCATAAAAAAAATTGTCAAGGATGTTGAAGATGGCAAAGTCCAAATAGATGATATTGATGAAAAACTGGTCAACCAGAATCTGTACACAGCAGGACTAGACGATCCCAACCTGATCATAAGAACAAGCGGTGAGGAAAGATTAAGTGGATTTTTACTATGGCAATCATCCTACTCAGAACTGTACTTCTGCGATAGTTTATGGCCAGAGTTAAGAAAGGTTGATTTCTTAAGGGCGCTGAGATCGTACCAACAGAGAGAAAGACGGTTTGGAGTTTAA
- a CDS encoding V4R domain-containing protein, producing MVKREPLKDMQIELFATSEGIYAINSPVRVKILSMLRKGELSFDQLVSLSEKAKSTVSVHLRRMVNEGIIGSKTDPQDARKKIFFIKSEYLGKLSGKKDVTGNIEEFVSSYVDSEGDPYEFFRLIFHTIRVSLIRQGIDIDPILYEAGVKVGETLYNKVKDPDINKLAENIAMFWETHNLGHVEVKQLDPLIIDVSDCFECQSLPPIGRPACAFDSGILKAVFSAHFQEEFVVNETKCYTMGDNQCSFTIKNKE from the coding sequence ATGGTTAAAAGAGAACCTTTAAAGGATATGCAAATAGAGCTATTTGCTACATCTGAAGGGATTTATGCTATTAACAGCCCTGTAAGGGTTAAAATATTATCTATGCTTAGGAAGGGAGAATTAAGTTTTGATCAGCTGGTTTCACTTTCTGAAAAGGCAAAATCAACAGTATCAGTACATCTTAGAAGGATGGTTAATGAAGGTATTATAGGTTCTAAAACAGACCCACAAGATGCTCGTAAAAAGATATTCTTTATTAAATCGGAATATTTGGGTAAGTTATCCGGTAAAAAGGATGTGACAGGAAATATTGAAGAATTTGTTTCAAGTTATGTTGATAGCGAAGGTGATCCTTACGAATTTTTCAGACTTATATTCCACACAATACGTGTATCCCTTATAAGACAAGGAATAGATATCGACCCAATATTATACGAGGCAGGTGTTAAGGTTGGAGAAACATTATACAATAAAGTTAAGGATCCTGATATAAACAAATTGGCTGAAAATATTGCAATGTTCTGGGAAACCCATAACCTAGGCCATGTTGAAGTTAAACAATTAGACCCCCTCATAATAGATGTTTCTGATTGCTTTGAATGTCAAAGCTTACCACCAATAGGAAGACCCGCTTGTGCATTTGATTCAGGAATATTAAAAGCTGTTTTTTCAGCACATTTCCAAGAAGAATTTGTTGTAAATGAAACTAAATGTTATACCATGGGTGACAACCAGTGCTCCTTCACCATAAAAAACAAGGAATAA